One Actinomycetota bacterium DNA window includes the following coding sequences:
- a CDS encoding PHP domain-containing protein → MQFDLHVHSTASDGALSPAQLVESSLCQGLTALAITDHDSVEGIGEALSAAEKTDLIVIPGVELSASWNGTDLHILGYFIDPANPSLIDRLVSLRQARATRARKMVARLRDSGIMVQFEDVLNLAGSGSLGRSHIARALVAGGLCSTASEAFSDLIGHGRPFYIPKPEVDPAEVIESIIAAGGVAVFAHPGVHDSDECIPYLVEAGLGGIEVYHPLHTHTQKQHYTEIADKYDLLVTGGSDFHGFDSPGGLLGGEKIPVKSLIELLKLSDNHR, encoded by the coding sequence ATGCAATTTGACCTGCACGTTCACAGCACGGCATCTGATGGAGCACTCTCTCCTGCTCAACTTGTCGAGTCGTCACTGTGCCAGGGATTGACCGCACTTGCAATAACCGATCATGACTCGGTAGAAGGTATTGGCGAAGCACTTTCCGCCGCCGAGAAAACAGATCTCATCGTCATCCCTGGCGTTGAACTTTCAGCCTCCTGGAACGGTACTGACCTGCATATTCTGGGATACTTTATCGATCCTGCCAATCCTTCTCTTATCGACCGGCTCGTATCACTTAGACAAGCAAGAGCTACCCGAGCTAGAAAGATGGTAGCTCGACTCCGCGACAGTGGAATTATGGTCCAGTTTGAAGACGTTCTAAATCTGGCAGGCAGCGGCAGTCTTGGCCGCTCCCATATCGCTAGAGCTTTGGTCGCGGGCGGACTGTGCTCGACTGCCTCCGAGGCTTTTTCTGATCTTATAGGTCACGGAAGGCCATTTTATATTCCAAAACCCGAGGTTGATCCCGCCGAGGTGATCGAGTCAATCATAGCGGCTGGAGGCGTTGCGGTTTTTGCTCATCCAGGAGTGCATGATAGCGATGAATGCATTCCATATCTGGTGGAGGCTGGGCTCGGCGGTATTGAGGTATACCATCCTCTGCACACCCATACGCAAAAGCAACACTACACCGAGATTGCCGATAAATATGACCTTCTCGTCACCGGCGGATCCGATTTCCACGGGTTCGACTCGCCAGGAGGCTTGTTGGGCGGAGAAAAGATTCCAGTGAAATCACTTATAGAACTGTTGAAACTATCCGACAATCACAGATAG
- a CDS encoding stage V sporulation protein S, whose translation MEVLKVSSKSNPNSVAGALAGIIRDHGAVEMQTVGAGALNQAIKAIAIARGFLAPSGMELTCVPAFADIIIKGEERTAIRLLVELRDMSA comes from the coding sequence GTGGAAGTTCTAAAAGTATCCTCCAAGTCTAATCCTAACTCTGTTGCAGGTGCGCTAGCAGGAATTATTCGAGATCACGGCGCAGTTGAGATGCAAACCGTTGGGGCCGGCGCACTCAATCAGGCAATTAAAGCCATTGCCATAGCCCGAGGATTTCTTGCCCCTTCCGGAATGGAGCTAACGTGCGTGCCCGCCTTCGCGGACATAATAATCAAAGGCGAGGAGCGCACTGCGATCCGTCTGCTTGTCGAGCTACGCGACATGTCAGCTTGA
- a CDS encoding ATP-binding protein — translation MSDSNKTTLDFVTSISGSGFRQVEETLDDGYVRLHIAEAERRQAKHDIRCVEDVLVELLRNSRDAGAKQIFVSTNRTEESRNITIIDDGCGIPHSMHERVFEPRITSKLEAMVMDKWGVHGRGMALYSVRENVALAKIARSEKAMGCAITVSCDCAVLTERSDQSSWPQIERESDERWRVIRGTRNILRHTVEFACEHPELDIYLGSPTEILATITTMSRTAIERTGRLIAEDIESLPVWQRPGMAADAIELAELALSVGLPVSERTAHRILAEEIGAIDPIIRMLFTAGELAPKAEPDIYRNRKGLKIHPSDLVDFRREVSTAFDSLAEKYFLYAKSEPRIRITKDSISVRFDIEKDD, via the coding sequence ATGAGTGATTCCAACAAGACTACCCTGGATTTTGTGACCTCCATCTCAGGCAGTGGCTTTCGGCAAGTCGAAGAAACTCTTGATGACGGATATGTCAGATTGCACATCGCGGAGGCCGAGCGACGACAAGCCAAACACGACATTCGCTGTGTCGAGGATGTGCTCGTGGAGCTACTCAGGAACTCAAGAGACGCTGGCGCCAAACAAATATTTGTTTCAACAAACCGGACTGAAGAGTCTCGCAATATCACTATCATTGATGATGGGTGCGGTATTCCTCACTCCATGCACGAGCGTGTTTTCGAGCCGAGAATAACATCGAAGCTTGAGGCGATGGTGATGGATAAGTGGGGGGTTCACGGTCGAGGCATGGCACTTTATAGTGTCCGGGAAAACGTAGCGCTTGCTAAGATAGCAAGATCAGAGAAGGCTATGGGTTGCGCCATTACGGTTTCTTGCGACTGTGCCGTGCTGACGGAAAGATCTGATCAGTCTTCGTGGCCCCAGATAGAGCGTGAATCGGACGAGCGATGGAGGGTAATCAGGGGAACTCGCAATATTTTAAGACATACAGTCGAGTTTGCATGTGAGCATCCCGAGCTGGACATCTATCTAGGCTCGCCGACAGAGATCCTTGCCACTATCACCACTATGTCAAGGACTGCAATCGAGCGAACAGGGCGTTTGATCGCCGAGGACATTGAATCTTTGCCTGTTTGGCAACGCCCGGGAATGGCGGCTGATGCTATTGAGCTGGCAGAGTTAGCACTTTCAGTGGGCTTGCCGGTCTCGGAACGCACAGCGCATCGCATTCTGGCTGAGGAGATCGGTGCTATCGACCCGATAATCCGAATGCTCTTTACAGCTGGCGAGCTTGCTCCCAAGGCCGAGCCTGACATATACCGCAACCGTAAAGGGCTAAAGATTCACCCGAGCGACCTCGTTGATTTCAGGCGGGAAGTATCGACTGCTTTTGACTCGCTGGCTGAAAAGTATTTTCTTTACGCGAAGAGTGAACCGCGGATTCGCATTACCAAGGACTCAATATCCGTACGTTTTGATATCGAGAAAGACGACTGA
- the rny gene encoding ribonuclease Y: protein MSEILFMLIGLIIGAAVGFFLNRFILKGRIELAAENADRMIKEAEKHAETLKREALIEAKDQAFNLKQETDLEVKERRKEIAALENRLTQREETLDRRIETVEKREHQLSSLQGQITKKESDLDALISHANDRLQSLAGMTADEARSHLLQQIENDVKKDAAALIRETEARAREEADKKAKNIVGIAIQRVSADHTAESTVSVIHIPSDDLKGRIIGREGRNIRAFEQLTGINLIIDDTPEAVILSSFDPVRREIGRITLEALLADGRIHPARIEEMFKKAEIQVNQVIQESGEQASFDAGIHGLHGELLRTLGRLKFRTSYGQNVLKHSLEVAHLAGVMAAELGVDVDLAKRAGLLHDLGKAIDHEVDGPHAVIGADLARRMNEPAQIIHCIEAHHADVEPMTVEAVLVQAADAISAARPGARRETLESYIKRLEKLEAVAQSHPSVEKCYAMQAGREIRIMVKPEVIDDASTIILARDIAKQIEDELEYPGQIKVLVIRESRVVEYAK from the coding sequence ATGAGTGAAATTCTATTCATGCTCATTGGCTTGATCATCGGTGCCGCTGTCGGCTTCTTTCTGAATCGCTTCATTCTCAAAGGTCGGATAGAGCTGGCAGCCGAGAATGCCGATAGGATGATAAAAGAAGCCGAAAAGCACGCAGAAACCCTCAAAAGAGAAGCACTCATTGAGGCTAAAGACCAGGCATTCAATCTCAAACAGGAAACTGACCTGGAAGTAAAGGAGCGCCGCAAGGAAATTGCTGCGCTGGAAAATCGTCTTACTCAGCGGGAAGAGACCCTTGACCGCAGGATCGAAACGGTAGAAAAGCGCGAGCATCAACTTTCCTCTCTTCAAGGGCAGATCACCAAGAAGGAAAGCGATCTTGACGCGTTGATCTCACACGCAAATGATCGCTTACAGTCACTTGCAGGAATGACCGCGGATGAAGCCAGAAGCCACCTTCTTCAGCAAATCGAAAATGACGTCAAAAAAGATGCTGCGGCGCTGATTCGGGAAACCGAGGCAAGGGCACGTGAAGAAGCTGACAAGAAAGCCAAAAACATTGTCGGTATTGCGATCCAGAGGGTTTCCGCAGATCACACTGCCGAATCTACCGTTTCGGTTATTCACATACCAAGCGATGACCTGAAGGGTCGGATTATTGGTAGAGAAGGCCGAAATATACGTGCATTTGAGCAGCTCACCGGAATTAATCTGATCATCGATGACACTCCTGAGGCTGTAATTCTCTCAAGCTTTGATCCCGTCAGAAGAGAGATCGGCAGAATCACCCTTGAGGCACTCCTCGCTGATGGGCGAATTCACCCGGCGCGGATTGAGGAGATGTTCAAGAAGGCTGAAATTCAAGTCAATCAAGTCATTCAGGAGTCGGGCGAGCAAGCCTCTTTCGATGCAGGCATACACGGCCTGCACGGCGAGCTACTTCGCACATTGGGCAGACTCAAGTTCAGAACTTCGTACGGGCAAAACGTGCTGAAGCACTCCCTTGAGGTCGCACATTTGGCTGGTGTCATGGCAGCCGAGTTGGGCGTAGACGTTGATCTGGCCAAAAGAGCGGGTCTGTTGCACGATCTTGGAAAAGCTATCGATCACGAAGTCGATGGTCCACATGCGGTCATAGGCGCCGATCTTGCCAGACGTATGAATGAGCCAGCGCAGATTATCCACTGCATTGAGGCTCACCATGCCGACGTAGAGCCAATGACCGTCGAAGCCGTACTGGTTCAGGCCGCAGATGCCATCTCCGCTGCACGTCCTGGCGCCAGGCGAGAGACTCTTGAAAGTTACATTAAGCGCCTCGAAAAACTAGAGGCGGTCGCTCAAAGCCACCCTAGTGTAGAAAAATGCTATGCGATGCAGGCTGGTCGCGAAATCCGCATTATGGTCAAGCCTGAAGTAATTGACGATGCAAGCACTATTATTCTCGCCCGTGATATTGCAAAGCAGATCGAGGATGAACTCGAGTATCCGGGTCAGATTAAGGTATTGGTGATTCGCGAAAGCAGGGTCGTCGAATACGCTAAGTGA
- the recA gene encoding recombinase RecA, protein MDAEKFKILDITKEQIDRKFGKGSLMKLGEHAAVMKVAAIPTGSLALDAALGVGGVPRGRIVEIYGPESSGKTTLALQILAEAQALGGVVAFIDAEHALDPTYASALGVDVDELLISQPDTGEQALEIADMLVRSGAIDAVVIDSVAALVPRAELEGEMGDVTVGLQARLMSQALRKLAGSLNKSVTTCIFINQLREKIGVMFGSPETTSGGRALKFYSTIRIDVRRIDSIKQGTEIVGNRVRAKVVKNKVAAPFRQAEFDLMYGHGISKEGNLLDLGVENGVVMKSGAWYTYGNDRLGQGREAAKEFLREHIECRQEIEATIRSRLGLPSLNGEVDIVKPSVSS, encoded by the coding sequence ATGGATGCCGAGAAGTTCAAGATTTTGGATATCACCAAGGAGCAGATCGACCGCAAGTTCGGTAAGGGCTCACTCATGAAACTGGGAGAGCATGCAGCTGTAATGAAGGTTGCAGCGATACCCACCGGATCACTTGCTCTTGATGCAGCCTTGGGTGTCGGAGGAGTGCCGAGGGGGAGAATTGTCGAAATCTATGGTCCGGAGTCAAGTGGAAAAACCACTCTGGCCTTACAGATCCTAGCCGAAGCCCAGGCTTTAGGCGGAGTCGTCGCATTTATAGACGCGGAGCACGCTTTGGATCCCACCTACGCATCGGCACTTGGTGTTGATGTCGACGAGCTTTTGATCTCGCAGCCCGATACCGGAGAACAAGCCCTGGAAATCGCCGACATGCTCGTTCGAAGCGGAGCAATTGATGCAGTTGTGATCGATTCTGTAGCCGCACTCGTGCCTAGAGCCGAACTTGAAGGCGAGATGGGGGATGTCACGGTTGGGCTACAGGCAAGACTTATGAGTCAGGCGCTTCGCAAGCTGGCGGGGTCACTCAATAAGTCGGTCACAACCTGTATTTTCATCAACCAGCTTCGCGAAAAAATTGGTGTGATGTTTGGCAGTCCTGAGACCACCTCAGGTGGACGTGCCCTTAAGTTCTACTCGACTATAAGAATCGATGTTCGAAGAATTGATTCAATCAAACAAGGCACCGAAATCGTTGGGAACCGCGTAAGAGCCAAAGTTGTAAAAAACAAGGTGGCTGCTCCGTTCCGTCAAGCCGAGTTTGACCTAATGTACGGACACGGGATCAGTAAAGAGGGCAATCTGCTTGATCTCGGCGTTGAGAACGGTGTCGTCATGAAATCAGGTGCATGGTACACATACGGAAACGACCGCCTCGGGCAAGGGCGAGAGGCAGCCAAGGAATTTCTCCGGGAGCACATTGAGTGCAGGCAAGAGATTGAAGCCACTATCAGGTCGCGGCTTGGCCTACCTTCTTTGAACGGCGAGGTTGACATCGTCAAGCCATCTGTCTCTAGCTGA
- the thpR gene encoding RNA 2',3'-cyclic phosphodiesterase — protein sequence MRVFIGVQAPEWLRYAVRLGRDEICASAEAWTHEKWVPEKNLHMTVKFMGDIPQEAVGHLPLDLASALSDIRPFALPVKDLIYPLGGSTKTTLLMSTFSDPTGEFSRLVSVVEDVACAYGVVPESRKHLPHVTWARSRRPLALHDRERLNHTLGSMATSDSIQIDELTVFKRVLTKNHPQYKIIGSAQLAG from the coding sequence ATGCGGGTGTTCATAGGTGTTCAAGCGCCAGAGTGGCTCAGGTACGCAGTAAGACTTGGCCGCGACGAAATCTGCGCCTCGGCGGAGGCCTGGACACACGAAAAGTGGGTTCCTGAGAAGAATCTGCATATGACGGTAAAGTTCATGGGAGATATTCCACAAGAGGCAGTCGGTCATCTCCCACTGGATCTCGCTTCAGCTCTAAGCGATATACGACCCTTCGCTCTACCCGTCAAGGATCTGATCTATCCTTTGGGCGGATCAACCAAGACAACACTGCTGATGAGCACCTTTTCCGATCCAACGGGCGAATTCTCCCGCCTTGTCTCAGTCGTGGAAGACGTTGCGTGTGCCTACGGGGTAGTTCCGGAATCCAGAAAGCATCTCCCGCATGTGACCTGGGCGAGAAGTCGGCGGCCGCTAGCGCTACACGACAGAGAGCGACTGAACCATACTCTCGGCTCAATGGCCACCTCTGACTCCATACAAATCGATGAGCTGACGGTTTTCAAAAGGGTGCTGACTAAAAATCACCCACAGTACAAGATAATAGGCAGCGCTCAACTTGCTGGTTGA
- a CDS encoding nicotinamide-nucleotide amidohydrolase family protein: MPAEKPSATILTIGTEITSGARLDTNTRSIAQVLSASGYRVTETFSVADLHDRVSRMLDHLCKDYDLVVTTGGLGPTHDDLTLAAAVDVFGLTLARNSVLYERLCPVAGAQLEPVAAEQVLRQAVVPVGAKVLMPTIGTAPGLIIPIPKYNSTLALLPGPPAEMLAMLHEFIGGPSGEGNYRVARCVGISESDAQILAQKTLSRFPGIDLTILASPGDVRLMLINQTGTPGVLDKAIMAISEAFGTRCYSTNNKSLPEVVVDCAREAKLRIATAESCTGGSISSAITSVPGASEVFIGGVVAYDDSVKSGVLKVDRKLLAEHGAVSTEVAQAMAKGALALLGADVSIAVSGIAGPGGGTPDKPVGLVVFAIAISTNGSLKTTAFIKKIPGERERIRERSTVFAMDLLRRTIMKGEVQ; encoded by the coding sequence ATGCCCGCAGAGAAGCCAAGTGCAACGATCCTTACCATTGGCACCGAGATTACTTCAGGCGCGCGTCTTGACACGAACACCCGCTCCATTGCGCAGGTGCTAAGTGCGAGCGGATATCGCGTCACCGAAACTTTCAGTGTCGCCGATTTACACGATCGAGTCAGCCGGATGCTAGACCACCTCTGCAAGGATTATGATCTGGTCGTAACAACAGGGGGACTCGGCCCAACGCACGACGACCTGACTTTGGCTGCAGCCGTCGACGTTTTTGGACTGACTCTGGCGAGAAACAGTGTGCTTTATGAGAGGCTTTGCCCTGTAGCCGGAGCTCAGCTAGAGCCTGTCGCAGCCGAGCAGGTCCTTCGCCAAGCCGTCGTGCCCGTCGGCGCCAAGGTGCTAATGCCGACGATCGGTACGGCTCCGGGGCTGATAATCCCGATCCCGAAATACAACTCTACTTTGGCGCTACTACCAGGGCCACCCGCAGAGATGCTTGCAATGCTGCACGAATTCATCGGCGGGCCATCTGGGGAAGGCAACTACCGGGTTGCGCGATGCGTTGGCATTTCTGAGAGTGATGCCCAGATACTCGCCCAAAAAACACTGAGCAGATTTCCTGGTATCGACCTGACTATTCTTGCTTCCCCCGGTGACGTTCGACTTATGCTGATCAACCAAACCGGAACCCCTGGGGTACTCGACAAGGCGATTATGGCAATATCGGAAGCGTTCGGAACCCGGTGCTACTCCACCAACAATAAATCTTTACCTGAGGTTGTGGTTGATTGTGCAAGGGAAGCGAAGCTCAGGATCGCTACCGCAGAGTCGTGCACGGGGGGCTCGATAAGCTCGGCGATTACATCCGTTCCTGGCGCGTCCGAGGTCTTTATCGGCGGAGTGGTGGCGTACGATGATTCGGTCAAGAGCGGCGTTCTAAAAGTCGATCGAAAGCTGCTCGCCGAGCATGGCGCAGTTAGCACCGAGGTTGCACAGGCGATGGCGAAAGGCGCCTTGGCTCTGTTGGGCGCTGATGTTTCAATTGCGGTAAGTGGAATAGCTGGTCCAGGTGGAGGGACTCCCGACAAACCTGTGGGCCTTGTAGTCTTTGCGATTGCAATCTCTACCAACGGATCACTCAAGACGACCGCCTTTATAAAGAAGATACCTGGCGAGAGGGAGAGGATCCGCGAACGCTCGACTGTTTTTGCGATGGACTTGCTGAGAAGGACGATCATGAAAGGGGAGGTCCAATAG
- the pgsA gene encoding CDP-diacylglycerol--glycerol-3-phosphate 3-phosphatidyltransferase: MNWANRITIARMVFIPGVVVILLARLPDWGPWWAAGLFTVLAATDAVDGYLARTRNQVTTFGKLIDPLADKLLVTAALVSMVELGTVPAWVALVIISREFIVTGLRMVAMAEGRTISAGNFGKAKTVFQVIAIVAFILVDSEPVKKFSGEFFTLLEIGAWGIMGIALLLTVASMIDYFYHARDVIRIEPEASNKDPM; the protein is encoded by the coding sequence ATGAACTGGGCAAATCGAATAACCATCGCCAGAATGGTCTTCATACCTGGAGTCGTGGTGATACTGCTCGCAAGATTGCCTGACTGGGGTCCCTGGTGGGCCGCGGGGCTATTCACGGTACTTGCGGCAACCGATGCGGTCGATGGATATCTCGCGCGAACTCGCAATCAAGTCACAACGTTTGGAAAGCTAATCGACCCCCTCGCCGACAAGCTACTTGTAACCGCTGCGCTTGTCTCGATGGTTGAACTCGGGACCGTTCCTGCGTGGGTCGCACTGGTGATAATATCGCGCGAGTTCATCGTCACCGGCCTGCGAATGGTTGCAATGGCCGAGGGGAGGACCATATCGGCGGGGAATTTCGGGAAAGCAAAAACCGTGTTCCAGGTAATCGCAATCGTAGCTTTCATATTGGTCGACTCTGAGCCGGTAAAGAAGTTCAGCGGGGAGTTTTTTACCCTGCTCGAGATTGGCGCGTGGGGGATCATGGGAATAGCGCTGCTGCTGACAGTGGCCTCGATGATCGACTACTTCTACCACGCCCGCGACGTAATCCGCATTGAGCCGGAAGCTTCAAACAAAGACCCAATGTGA